From Oryza sativa Japonica Group chromosome 4, ASM3414082v1, one genomic window encodes:
- the LOC107275690 gene encoding uncharacterized protein isoform X4: MRRHATLADARGHHRILLILAVVLLLAATGDGIRSPPYDVVTPVHGAQDEKISATATLVISPQATAGDNVGRGVLQEEVRATGSSLPDCSHACGACSPCNRVMVSFKCSIAEPCPMVYRCMCKGKCYPVPSS, encoded by the exons ATGAGGAGGCACGCTACTCTTGCTGACGCCCGAGGTCACCACCGCATCCTTCTCATACTCGCAGTCGTCCTGCTTCTTGCTGCCACCGGCGATGGCATCAGATCGCCCCCCT ATGATGTAGTAACACCGGTGCATGGTGCACAAGACGAAAAGATCAGCGCTACTGCGACACTTGTGATCTCACCACAG GCCACAGCTGGGGACAACGTCGGCCGCGGCGTCCTGCAGGAGGAGGTGCGCGCGACGGGGTCGAGCCTGCCGGACTGCTCGCACGCGTGCGGCGCCTGCTCGCCGTGCAACCGCGTCATGGTGAGCTTCAAGTGCTCCATCGCGGAGCCGTGCCCGATGGTGTACCGCTGCATGTGCAAGGGCAAGTGCTACCCTGTGCCCTCCAGCTAG
- the LOC107275690 gene encoding protein EPIDERMAL PATTERNING FACTOR 2 isoform X3, translating into MRRHATLADARGHHRILLILAVVLLLAATGDGIRSPPYDVVTPVHGAQDEKISATATLVISPQQATAGDNVGRGVLQEEVRATGSSLPDCSHACGACSPCNRVMVSFKCSIAEPCPMVYRCMCKGKCYPVPSS; encoded by the exons ATGAGGAGGCACGCTACTCTTGCTGACGCCCGAGGTCACCACCGCATCCTTCTCATACTCGCAGTCGTCCTGCTTCTTGCTGCCACCGGCGATGGCATCAGATCGCCCCCCT ATGATGTAGTAACACCGGTGCATGGTGCACAAGACGAAAAGATCAGCGCTACTGCGACACTTGTGATCTCACCACAG CAGGCCACAGCTGGGGACAACGTCGGCCGCGGCGTCCTGCAGGAGGAGGTGCGCGCGACGGGGTCGAGCCTGCCGGACTGCTCGCACGCGTGCGGCGCCTGCTCGCCGTGCAACCGCGTCATGGTGAGCTTCAAGTGCTCCATCGCGGAGCCGTGCCCGATGGTGTACCGCTGCATGTGCAAGGGCAAGTGCTACCCTGTGCCCTCCAGCTAG
- the LOC107275690 gene encoding uncharacterized protein isoform X2, with the protein MRRHATLADARGHHRILLILAVVLLLAATGDGIRSPPFSTDDVVTPVHGAQDEKISATATLVISPQATAGDNVGRGVLQEEVRATGSSLPDCSHACGACSPCNRVMVSFKCSIAEPCPMVYRCMCKGKCYPVPSS; encoded by the exons ATGAGGAGGCACGCTACTCTTGCTGACGCCCGAGGTCACCACCGCATCCTTCTCATACTCGCAGTCGTCCTGCTTCTTGCTGCCACCGGCGATGGCATCAGATCGCCCCCCT TTTCCACAGATGATGTAGTAACACCGGTGCATGGTGCACAAGACGAAAAGATCAGCGCTACTGCGACACTTGTGATCTCACCACAG GCCACAGCTGGGGACAACGTCGGCCGCGGCGTCCTGCAGGAGGAGGTGCGCGCGACGGGGTCGAGCCTGCCGGACTGCTCGCACGCGTGCGGCGCCTGCTCGCCGTGCAACCGCGTCATGGTGAGCTTCAAGTGCTCCATCGCGGAGCCGTGCCCGATGGTGTACCGCTGCATGTGCAAGGGCAAGTGCTACCCTGTGCCCTCCAGCTAG
- the LOC107275690 gene encoding protein EPIDERMAL PATTERNING FACTOR 2 isoform X1, protein MRRHATLADARGHHRILLILAVVLLLAATGDGIRSPPFSTDDVVTPVHGAQDEKISATATLVISPQQATAGDNVGRGVLQEEVRATGSSLPDCSHACGACSPCNRVMVSFKCSIAEPCPMVYRCMCKGKCYPVPSS, encoded by the exons ATGAGGAGGCACGCTACTCTTGCTGACGCCCGAGGTCACCACCGCATCCTTCTCATACTCGCAGTCGTCCTGCTTCTTGCTGCCACCGGCGATGGCATCAGATCGCCCCCCT TTTCCACAGATGATGTAGTAACACCGGTGCATGGTGCACAAGACGAAAAGATCAGCGCTACTGCGACACTTGTGATCTCACCACAG CAGGCCACAGCTGGGGACAACGTCGGCCGCGGCGTCCTGCAGGAGGAGGTGCGCGCGACGGGGTCGAGCCTGCCGGACTGCTCGCACGCGTGCGGCGCCTGCTCGCCGTGCAACCGCGTCATGGTGAGCTTCAAGTGCTCCATCGCGGAGCCGTGCCCGATGGTGTACCGCTGCATGTGCAAGGGCAAGTGCTACCCTGTGCCCTCCAGCTAG
- the LOC4337150 gene encoding DNA polymerase I A, chloroplastic-like isoform X1, whose translation MAAPAPAPAPAQLRRCPCSAPLWAAPSPFRCCGGRRGRSPFIGGGRQDYSHSSSGLGVTDNSAFKIGVYTNFNVQSNAQEWLEESKRISSIKTRNNVGNTIYKGSTHLRTGILHHEPLEDHKSSNYSSLYNVRERMTPNSLANRHANMELAKHNTRNQAASAVSALTSVVNDDIKPLNRSSGSELKTQWQPDSKTDASVLKISKVETSLQFDDKARDGYDGDEHECTAKNTVQDSPAKAPMSKESKDARKALATVYDKVLVVDNVKSARSVVQLLTSKYKNFIHACDTEVANIDVKQETPVSHGEVICFSIYSGNSDAEADFGNGKTCIWVDVLDGGRDVLMEFAPFFEDPSIRKVWHNYSFDSHVIENYGIKVAGFHADTMHLARLWDSSRRIDGGYSLEGLTNDHRVMGVVPKELQKIGKRSMKTIFGWKKIKKDGSAGKIISMEPVEVLQRDDREMWICYSSLDSMSTLRLYESLKSKLEKKHWTFDGCPRGSMYDFYEEYWRPFGALLVKMETAGMLVDRGYLSEIEKVAVAQRKLAADKFRKWASKYCPDAKYMNVNSDTQIRQLFFGGIENRCKPGETLPKSRTIKVPNDGSLIAEGKKTPKYCTIELFSIVEDLKTDLFTASGWPSVSGDALRSLAGKLPTDLVYTTDDVEDDDSGDSEISEHDLNDTASYGTAYEAFGGGKKGKEACHAIAALCEICSIDSLISNFILPLQGNHISCDEGRIHCSLNINTETGRLSARTPNLQNQPALEKDRYKIRQAFVAAPGNSLIVADYGQLELRILAHLASCKSMLDAFKAGGDFHSRTAMNMYQHIRDAVEEKKVLLEWHPQPGQEKPPVPLLKDAFGAERRKAKMLNFSIAYGKTPVGLARDWKVSVKEAKDTLKLWYRDRKEVLAWQMKQKELAQEKCEVYTLLGRSRRFPNMAHATSGQRGHIERAAINAPVQGSAADVAMCAMLEIDRNARLKELGWRLLLQVHDEVILEGPTESADLAKSIVVECMSKPFYGTNILNVELAVDAKCAQNWYAAK comes from the exons ATGGCCGCTccggccccggcgccggcgcccgcgcAGCTGCGGCGGTGCCCGTGCTCCGCGCCTCTCtgggccgcgccgtcgcccttccgctgctgcggcggccgccgcggccgctcgcCGTTCATCGGAGGCGGAAG GCAGGACTACTCGCATAGTAGCTCGGGCCTTGGAGTTACAGACAACAGTGCTTTCAAAATTGGAGTGTATACCAACTTCAATGTGCAAAGTAATGCACAAGAATGGCTTGAGGAGAGCAAGAGGATATCCTCGATCAAAACCAGGAATAACGTGGGAAACACTATTTATAAAGGTTCTACTCATCTACGAACAGGAATTCTTCATCACGAACCTTTGGAAGATCACAAAAGTTCCAACTATTCTTCATTGTACAATGTAAGAGAAAGAATGACTCCTAATTCTCTTGCAAATAGGCATGCTAACATGGAGTTGGCAAAGCATAACACGAGGAATCAAGCTGCAAGTGCTGTGTCAGCACTGACCAGTGTTGTTAACGATGACATTAAACCACTCAACAGGTCTAGTGGCTCTGAACTGAAGACTCAATGGCAACCAGATTCTAAGACTGATGCTTCCGTTCTGAAGATCTCTAAAGTCGAGACAAGCCTGCAGTTTGATGACAAAGCTAGGGATGGTTATGATGGAGATGAACATGAATGCACAGCCAAGAATACAGTACAAGATTCTCCAGCTAAGGCACCCATGTCCAAGGAGTCTAAAGATGCGAGGAAGGCACTTGCTACTGTGTACGACAAAGTTCTGGTGGTTGACAATGTGAAGTCAGCTAGGAGTGTTGTTCAATTGCTTACTTCAAAGTACAAAAACTTTATTCATGCATGTGACACAGAG GTAGCTAATATTGATGTTAAACAAGAGACACCAGTTAGCCATGGAGAGGTCATTTGCTTTAGCATCTACTCTGGCAACTCTGATGCAGAAGCTGATTTTGGAAATGGAAAAACATGCATTTGGGTGGACGTGCTGGATGGTGGGCGAGATGTCCTCATGGAGTTTGCTCCATTTTTTGAGGACCCCTCAATCAGGAAG GTTTGGCACAACTATAGTTTTGATAGCCATGTCATAGAGAACTATGGAATCAAAGTTGCTGGGTTTCATGCTGATACGATGCATCTTGCACGACTTTGGGACTCTTCAAGAAGAATTGATGGAGGATATTCACTTGAAGGACTTACAAATGATCACAGGGTCATGGGTGTTGTACCAAAGGAATTACAAAAGATTGGAAAGAGATCAATGAAAACCATCTTTGGTTGGAAAAAGATTAAAAAGGATGGATCTGCAGGGAAAATTATCTCTATGGAGCCTGTCGAAGTATTACAAAGGGATGACAGAGAAATGTGGATCTGTTATTCTTCATTAGATTCAATGAGTACCTTACGACTTTatgaaagtttgaaaagcaaGCTGGAAAAAAAGCACTGGACTTTTGATGGTTGCCCTAGAGGTTCAATGTATGATTTCTACGAGGAGTATTGGCGTCCTTTTGGTGCCCTTCTTGTCAAGATGGAAACAGCTGGAATGCTAGTCGACCGTGGTTACCTTTCAGAAATTGAAAAGGTTGCTGTTGCACAGCGAAAACTAGCTGCGGATAAATTTCGGAAATGGGCATCTAAATATTGTCCTGATGCAAAATACATGAACGTGAACAGTGATACTCAGATTCGCCAACTGTTCTTTGGTGGTATAGAGAATAG ATGCAAACCTGGTGAAACTTTGCCAAAGAGTAGAACTATTAAAGTACCAAATGATGGAAGCCTTATTGCAGAGGGCAAGAAAACTCCAAAGTATTGTACTATTGAACTTTTCAGCATTGTGGAAGATCTGAAAACTGATCTATTTACTGCAAGTGGCTGGCCTTCAGTAAGTGGAGATGCATTGAGAAGTTTGGCTGGTAAACTGCCAACTGATCTTGTTTACACAACAGATGATGTAGAGGATGATGACAGTGGTGATTCAGAAATTTCTGAGCATGATCTAAACGACACTGCCTCTTATGGAACTGCATATGAAGCATTTGGAGGaggaaagaaaggaaaggaagCATGCCATGCCATTGCGGCTCTCTGTGAGATTTGTTCTATTGACTCGTTGATATCCAACTTTATTCTTCCCTTACAG GGGAATCATATATCATGTGACGAGGGGCGGATCCACTgttcattaaatataaatacagAAACAGGGCGTCTGTCAGCAAGAACACCAAATTTACAG AATCAACCTGCACTGGAAAAGGATCGGTATAAAATCCGTCAAGCCTTTGTTGCAGCTCCAGGGAACTCTCTCATCGTTGCTGATTATGGTCAG cTGGAGCTCAGGATCTTGGCACATCTTGCTAGTTGTAAAAGCATGTTAGATGCTTTCAAAGCTGGTGGTGACTTCCATTCCAGGACAGCTATGAACATGTACCAGCATATCCGTGATGCTGTTGAAGAAAAGAAAGTACTTCTTGAATGGCATCCTCAACCTGGCCAAGAGAAACCTCCTGTGCCCTTGTTGAAG GATGCCTTTGGTGCTGAGAGGCGGAAAGCTAAAATGCTTAATTTCTCCATTGCATATGGAAAAACACCTGTTGGGCTTGCTCGAGATTGGAAG GTCTCTGTCAAGGAAGCAAAGGATACCCTGAAACTCTGGTACAGGGATAGAAAAGAGGTTTTAGCTTGGCAAATGAAACAAAAAGAATTAGCGCAGGAGAAGTGTGAAGTTTACACTTTGCTCGGGCGGTCGCGCCGCTTTCCTAACATGGCTCATGCAACTTCTGGTCAAAGGGGTCACATTGAGCGAGCTGCTATCAATGCACCAGTACAG GGCAGCGCAGCAGATGTTGCTATGTGTGCTATGCTCGAGATAGATCGGAATGCTCGTCTTAAGGAACTCGGTTGGAGGCTTCTCTTGCAG GTGCACGATGAAGTGATACTGGAAGGGCCTACGGAATCTGCCGATCTGGCCAAGTCGATTGTGGTTGAATGCATGTCCAAGCCCTTCTACGGCACCAACATCTTGAATGTTGAACTGGCTGTTGATGCCAAGTGTGCGCAGAATTGGTATGCAGCCAAGTAG
- the LOC4337150 gene encoding DNA polymerase I A, chloroplastic-like isoform X2 has product MCKVMHKNGLRRARGYPRSKPGITWETLFIKVLLIYEQEFFITNLWKITKVPTILHCTMSSGSELKTQWQPDSKTDASVLKISKVETSLQFDDKARDGYDGDEHECTAKNTVQDSPAKAPMSKESKDARKALATVYDKVLVVDNVKSARSVVQLLTSKYKNFIHACDTEVANIDVKQETPVSHGEVICFSIYSGNSDAEADFGNGKTCIWVDVLDGGRDVLMEFAPFFEDPSIRKVWHNYSFDSHVIENYGIKVAGFHADTMHLARLWDSSRRIDGGYSLEGLTNDHRVMGVVPKELQKIGKRSMKTIFGWKKIKKDGSAGKIISMEPVEVLQRDDREMWICYSSLDSMSTLRLYESLKSKLEKKHWTFDGCPRGSMYDFYEEYWRPFGALLVKMETAGMLVDRGYLSEIEKVAVAQRKLAADKFRKWASKYCPDAKYMNVNSDTQIRQLFFGGIENRCKPGETLPKSRTIKVPNDGSLIAEGKKTPKYCTIELFSIVEDLKTDLFTASGWPSVSGDALRSLAGKLPTDLVYTTDDVEDDDSGDSEISEHDLNDTASYGTAYEAFGGGKKGKEACHAIAALCEICSIDSLISNFILPLQGNHISCDEGRIHCSLNINTETGRLSARTPNLQNQPALEKDRYKIRQAFVAAPGNSLIVADYGQLELRILAHLASCKSMLDAFKAGGDFHSRTAMNMYQHIRDAVEEKKVLLEWHPQPGQEKPPVPLLKDAFGAERRKAKMLNFSIAYGKTPVGLARDWKVSVKEAKDTLKLWYRDRKEVLAWQMKQKELAQEKCEVYTLLGRSRRFPNMAHATSGQRGHIERAAINAPVQGSAADVAMCAMLEIDRNARLKELGWRLLLQVHDEVILEGPTESADLAKSIVVECMSKPFYGTNILNVELAVDAKCAQNWYAAK; this is encoded by the exons ATGTGCAAAGTAATGCACAAGAATGGCTTGAGGAGAGCAAGAGGATATCCTCGATCAAAACCAGGAATAACGTGGGAAACACTATTTATAAAGGTTCTACTCATCTACGAACAGGAATTCTTCATCACGAACCTTTGGAAGATCACAAAAGTTCCAACTATTCTTCATTGTACAAT GTCTAGTGGCTCTGAACTGAAGACTCAATGGCAACCAGATTCTAAGACTGATGCTTCCGTTCTGAAGATCTCTAAAGTCGAGACAAGCCTGCAGTTTGATGACAAAGCTAGGGATGGTTATGATGGAGATGAACATGAATGCACAGCCAAGAATACAGTACAAGATTCTCCAGCTAAGGCACCCATGTCCAAGGAGTCTAAAGATGCGAGGAAGGCACTTGCTACTGTGTACGACAAAGTTCTGGTGGTTGACAATGTGAAGTCAGCTAGGAGTGTTGTTCAATTGCTTACTTCAAAGTACAAAAACTTTATTCATGCATGTGACACAGAG GTAGCTAATATTGATGTTAAACAAGAGACACCAGTTAGCCATGGAGAGGTCATTTGCTTTAGCATCTACTCTGGCAACTCTGATGCAGAAGCTGATTTTGGAAATGGAAAAACATGCATTTGGGTGGACGTGCTGGATGGTGGGCGAGATGTCCTCATGGAGTTTGCTCCATTTTTTGAGGACCCCTCAATCAGGAAG GTTTGGCACAACTATAGTTTTGATAGCCATGTCATAGAGAACTATGGAATCAAAGTTGCTGGGTTTCATGCTGATACGATGCATCTTGCACGACTTTGGGACTCTTCAAGAAGAATTGATGGAGGATATTCACTTGAAGGACTTACAAATGATCACAGGGTCATGGGTGTTGTACCAAAGGAATTACAAAAGATTGGAAAGAGATCAATGAAAACCATCTTTGGTTGGAAAAAGATTAAAAAGGATGGATCTGCAGGGAAAATTATCTCTATGGAGCCTGTCGAAGTATTACAAAGGGATGACAGAGAAATGTGGATCTGTTATTCTTCATTAGATTCAATGAGTACCTTACGACTTTatgaaagtttgaaaagcaaGCTGGAAAAAAAGCACTGGACTTTTGATGGTTGCCCTAGAGGTTCAATGTATGATTTCTACGAGGAGTATTGGCGTCCTTTTGGTGCCCTTCTTGTCAAGATGGAAACAGCTGGAATGCTAGTCGACCGTGGTTACCTTTCAGAAATTGAAAAGGTTGCTGTTGCACAGCGAAAACTAGCTGCGGATAAATTTCGGAAATGGGCATCTAAATATTGTCCTGATGCAAAATACATGAACGTGAACAGTGATACTCAGATTCGCCAACTGTTCTTTGGTGGTATAGAGAATAG ATGCAAACCTGGTGAAACTTTGCCAAAGAGTAGAACTATTAAAGTACCAAATGATGGAAGCCTTATTGCAGAGGGCAAGAAAACTCCAAAGTATTGTACTATTGAACTTTTCAGCATTGTGGAAGATCTGAAAACTGATCTATTTACTGCAAGTGGCTGGCCTTCAGTAAGTGGAGATGCATTGAGAAGTTTGGCTGGTAAACTGCCAACTGATCTTGTTTACACAACAGATGATGTAGAGGATGATGACAGTGGTGATTCAGAAATTTCTGAGCATGATCTAAACGACACTGCCTCTTATGGAACTGCATATGAAGCATTTGGAGGaggaaagaaaggaaaggaagCATGCCATGCCATTGCGGCTCTCTGTGAGATTTGTTCTATTGACTCGTTGATATCCAACTTTATTCTTCCCTTACAG GGGAATCATATATCATGTGACGAGGGGCGGATCCACTgttcattaaatataaatacagAAACAGGGCGTCTGTCAGCAAGAACACCAAATTTACAG AATCAACCTGCACTGGAAAAGGATCGGTATAAAATCCGTCAAGCCTTTGTTGCAGCTCCAGGGAACTCTCTCATCGTTGCTGATTATGGTCAG cTGGAGCTCAGGATCTTGGCACATCTTGCTAGTTGTAAAAGCATGTTAGATGCTTTCAAAGCTGGTGGTGACTTCCATTCCAGGACAGCTATGAACATGTACCAGCATATCCGTGATGCTGTTGAAGAAAAGAAAGTACTTCTTGAATGGCATCCTCAACCTGGCCAAGAGAAACCTCCTGTGCCCTTGTTGAAG GATGCCTTTGGTGCTGAGAGGCGGAAAGCTAAAATGCTTAATTTCTCCATTGCATATGGAAAAACACCTGTTGGGCTTGCTCGAGATTGGAAG GTCTCTGTCAAGGAAGCAAAGGATACCCTGAAACTCTGGTACAGGGATAGAAAAGAGGTTTTAGCTTGGCAAATGAAACAAAAAGAATTAGCGCAGGAGAAGTGTGAAGTTTACACTTTGCTCGGGCGGTCGCGCCGCTTTCCTAACATGGCTCATGCAACTTCTGGTCAAAGGGGTCACATTGAGCGAGCTGCTATCAATGCACCAGTACAG GGCAGCGCAGCAGATGTTGCTATGTGTGCTATGCTCGAGATAGATCGGAATGCTCGTCTTAAGGAACTCGGTTGGAGGCTTCTCTTGCAG GTGCACGATGAAGTGATACTGGAAGGGCCTACGGAATCTGCCGATCTGGCCAAGTCGATTGTGGTTGAATGCATGTCCAAGCCCTTCTACGGCACCAACATCTTGAATGTTGAACTGGCTGTTGATGCCAAGTGTGCGCAGAATTGGTATGCAGCCAAGTAG
- the LOC4337151 gene encoding transcription termination factor MTERF15, mitochondrial: MALRRFAVAGRVLLHRVESLPPPRPPLAFLSSESRGHLVRRFSTPSSTPPHFMVQYLVSKCGLSPAAAAKAAPRFAHLDSASRPDAALAFLRSQGLTRAQVREVVSWKPELLLSDVDATLDPKFRAVRALGLGRADVARLFALYPPALTYGIHTNLLPRVLFWIDFLGSAKLLMKWLAKTWLLRYSVDALLRNLSTLRSLGVQQSRITTTVRMQPTLITQTPARFQKLVGRVEACGVPPSSGMYMWAFFALHNVSEGSFRAKKAAVVGAAGCTEEEFDAMFRRAPCLVFVPAALLRRKVEFLMAEAGCDATHIVTNPVLLTLSLGKRMAPRCRVVEALRSRGVGIGKKANLGSVMRYPEDKFVERYVLRYKEEVPELLELYPPRLCKGSSQTR, from the coding sequence ATGGCGCTGCGGcgtttcgccgtcgccggccgcgtcctcctccaCCGTGTGGAATCCCTTCCACCTCCGCGCCCGCCGCTCGCGTTCCTCTCCTCCGAATCCCGCGGccacctcgtccgccgcttCTCCACCCCCTCTTCCACCCCACCGCACTTCATGGTCCAGTACCTCGTCTCCAagtgcggcctctcgccggcggccgccgccaagGCCGCCCCGCGGTTCGCCCACCTCGACTCGGCGTCCAGGCCCGACGCCGCGCTCGCCTTCCTCCGGTCTCAGGGCCTCACCCGCGCGCAGGTCCGCGAGGTCGTGTCGTGGAAGCCGGAGCTGCTGCTCAGCGACGTCGACGCCACCCTCGACCCCAAGTTCCGCGCCGTCCGCGCGCTCGGcctcggccgcgccgacgtcgcgcgCCTCTTCGCCCTCTACCCGCCGGCGCTCACCTACGGCATCCACACCAACCTCCTCCCGCGCGTCCTCTTCTGGATCGACTTCCTGGGGTCCGCCAAGTTACTGATGAAATGGCTCGCCAAGACGTGGCTGCTCCGGTACAGCGTCGACGCCCTCCTCCGCAACCTCTCCACGCTCCGATCCCTCGGCGTCCAGCAGAGCCGCATCACCACCACGGTGCGGATGCAGCCGACGCTGATCACGCAGACGCCGGCCAGGTTCCAGAAGCTGGTCGGCCGCGTCGAGGCGTGCGGCGTCCCGCCAAGCTCCGGGATGTACATGTGGGCCTTCTTCGCGCTGCACAACGTCAGCGAGGGCAGCTTCCGTGCCAAGAAGGCGGCCGTGGTGGGAGCCGCGGGCTGCACGGAGGAGGAGTTCGACGCCATgttccgccgcgcgccgtgccTCGTGTTCGTGCCCGCGGCGCTGCTGCGGCGGAAGGTGGAGTTCCTGATGGCGGAGGCCGGGTGCGACGCGACGCACATCGTCACCAACCCCGTGCTGCTGACGCTGAGCCTCGGCAAGCGGATGGCGCCGCGGTGCCGCGTCGTGGAGGCGTTGCGGTCCAGGGGCGTGGGCATCGGGAAGAAGGCGAACCTGGGGAGCGTGATGAGATATCCGGAGGACAAGTTCGTGGAGCGGTACGTACTCAGGTACAAGGAAGAGGTACCTGAACTCCTCGAGCTGTATCCTCCCCGACTTTGCAAGGGAAGCTCGCAGACACGGTGA